A segment of the Deltaproteobacteria bacterium genome:
TCCTTGAAGGAACCGGTCGGATTAAGCCCCTCTAATTTTAAATACAGCAGGGGCGCTGTTCGCTGCGCCCCCCCTTCCCCAAAAATCGACCTGGCCAACCGGGGGGCCGGTAGCAACGGTGTATTTCCCTCCTGTAATGTGACAATAAATTTTGGCTCGATCGGAAGAAACCGATGATACCTTTCTATAATACCAGGCATTCTCATCCCTCACCCTTCTAGACGCTCCAGGCCTCTCCTCCCCTCTCCCGCCGGGGGGAGAGGGTGAAACTAAAACCTCTCCATTCGAATCATCATCGTCTTCCCTGCAACCACCGAAAGTCTGTCAATTTCATGGATCGCCTTCTGAACATCCTTCTCATTCGCCTTATGAGTCACCACAAGGATTGGCACCTTGCCTCCCTTCACCTGTTCCCTCTGATGAACGGAGGCGATACTGATCCTGTTTTTACCGAGACAGTTTGCAATCTGCCCCAGGACACCGGGACGATCAAAAACGGTAAAGCGAAAATAGTATTCGTTAGAGCTCTTGTCGACCGATTCGACGGCAAGGGAATGGAGTGACGGTGTAATTCTCGCTTCACAACAGTCAATCGATTTGGCGATATCGACAATGTCTGAAACAACCGCCGAGGCGGTCGGCATCATGCCGGCACCACGACCATAAAACATCGCCGGACCGATCGCATCCCCTTTAAGAAAGATGGCATTAAACGCCCCGGAGACATCCGCAAGCGGGTGGGATTTTGGAACCAGAACGGGATGAACCCTCGCCTGCACCCTGCTATCCTCCCCCTTGGCAATGGCGAGCAGTTTAATGACAAATCCAAGCTCGCCGGCCGACTGGATATCAAACGGCGTGATCCGATGAATCCCCTCAACATAAATATTTTTCATCGAGAACCAGCCTCCATAACAGAGGGAGATGAGCAGGAGCAGTTTCTCGGCCGCATCTTCACCGGAGATGTCCTTATAAGGATTACGTTCCGCATAACCTTTTTGTTGTGCCTCGCGGAGAACCTCTTCAAAAGAGGCCCCTCGCTCCGTCATCTGGGAAAGGATGTAGTTAGAGGTCCCATTGATGATCCCATAGACCTCCTGAATATGATTTCCAACAAACCCCTCACGGATCGATTTGATAATCGGTATGCCGCCCGCCACGGACGCCTCAAAACCGACAGAAACCTGCCTTCGATCTGCCTCTTTAAATATTTTGTGCCCTTCATTTGCCAAGAGCGTCTTGTTCGCTGTAATCAGATGCTTTCCACGACGAATCGCTCCAAGCACCGCACGAAGAGACGCCCCCTCCCCTCCCATCACCTCAACCACAATCTGAATCTCAGGATCATTCAGTATTTGTGAGATGTCATCCGTGAGGAGCCGACGCGGGACAGAAACAGTCCTTTTTTTATTTCGGTGTTTCACGAGGATCTTTTTGATCTGCAGATCGACTCCAGCCCTCTCCCTCAAGAGGGCCCTTCGCTCATGGAGAATCTTCCAGACACCGGAACCAACCGTTCCAAGCCCAAGCAACCCGATCTGAATTTTTTTCATCATCTCTACCCCGTCAAAACCGTTTTAATCCCCTGGACCGCCTGGCGGATCCTCTTTTCATTCTCTACGAGGGCAAAGCGGACATATCCCTCACCCCGTTCACCAAATCCCAAACCGGGGGAAACAGCAACTCTTCCTTTTTGTAAAAGTTGTTTTGCAAATTCAAGGGACCCTTGTTTGATAAATCGCTCCGGTATCTTTCCCCAGACAAACATTGTTGCCTTCGGTTTCTCAAGTGACCAACCGATCCGTGTCAATCCATCGCAAAGAATATCACGGCGACGACGATAGACCTCCACGGTCTCCTTCACACAACGCTCCGGCCCATCAAGCGCGACGGTTGCCGCAATCTGGATTGGACCAAACATCCCATAATCCAGATAGCTCTTCATTCGAGTTAACGCATACACCATTTCCTTGTTTCCCACCACAAATCCGACACGCCAGCCCGGCATGCTGTACCCCTTGGAGAGGGAATAAATCTCGACCGCGCATTCCTTCGCCCCAGCCACCTGCAGAATCGAAGGAGGCTCATAACCGTCAAACACGAGGTCGGCATACGCCAGATCATGAATGACCCAGATTTTGTGTTGCCTTGCCAGCGCAATCACTTTTTCGAAAAAAGGGAGATCGACTACTTGGGTGGTTGGATTTGAAGGATAGGAGAGAATGAGACCTTTTACCGCAGACGAGTCACCTGCCTGTAAAGCCAATTCAATGTTTTTTAACGTATCTCCCTCAACCGAATAGGGTCTGATCGTCGCCCCCGCAATGACCGGTGCCCATCGGTGTATCGGGTAGCAGGGATCGGGGACAAGGACCTCATCTCCCGGCGAACTGATCGCCAACAATAAATGCGAAATCCCCTCCTTCGCACCAATCGTTGCGATCGCCTCGGAATCGGGGTCGATTGTTACACCAAATTTGCGCTGATACCACTTGGCAATCGCCATCCGGAGTTTGGGGATCCCACGTGAGACCGAGTAGCGATGATTCTTCGGTTTGTCCGATGCCTCCTTGAGCTTCTCGACGATATGTTTGGGGGTCGGGAGGTCCGGATTTCCCATGCCGAGATTGATGATATCCTCCCCCTTATGTCGCGCCTCGATCATCATCTGGGTCACAACACCCAAAATGTAAGGGGGAAGTTGTTTGATTCGTTCAAATTCCATCTATCCCTCACCCATAAAGGCACTCCCTACAGGCCACCGAGGCGCGACCGGAGCGTACTTGTGTAGTACGTGAGGATCGCGACCGAGGTGGACAACGAAGTAGATAGGCCTTTATCGACATCCCACCAATTCCTCGGCGTGATACGAACTTCTCACAAAAGGCCCTGAGGCGACTGACCGAAATCCGATCCCCTCAGCGACCCTCTTCCACTCCTCAAAAACCTCCGGCCTCACAAACTCCACGACCGGGAGATTTTTCGAGGTCGGTTGGAGATATTGGCCGATTGTGAGCAGTTCACAACCAACAGCCCTTAAATCGTTCAAGGTTTGCAGGACCTCTTTCTCTTTCTCACCAAACCCCAACATGAGACCCGATTTCGTTCTCATCGCCAGATCCTGCTGCTTAACCCGACTTAAAAGATCAAGGGAACGATTGTAAGTAGCACGATGCCTCACACGAGGCGTCAAACTCTCTACGGTTTCAATGTTGTGATTGAAAACATCCGGTCTTGCCTCCACAACACGTTCCAGTGCCTCCCAATTCCCGTCAAAATCGGAGGTCAAGGTCTCAATTTTTGTCTTCGGATTGAACGATCGAATCTCCCGAATCACGAGGCTCAAATGCGCTGCCCCTCCGTCGGGGAGATCATCCCGCGCCACCATGGTAATTACGACATGACTTAAACCAAGCCGCTTAACCATCGCCGCGGCATTCTCCGGCTCGCCAGGGTCAACCATCCCGACCTTCCCGGCCTCCACCGAACAGAAACCGCAATGCCGTGTGCAAACCTCTCCCAAAATCATCAAGGTGGCAGTCCCGCGCGACCAACACTCCCCGAGATTGGGACACCGCGCCTCCTCACAAACCGTGTGGAGTCCTAACCCCCTTAAATTTTTTTTCATCTGGTGAACAACAAGCGGCTCCCCCATTTTTTGAATAAGCCAGGAAGGGAGTCGGGATCGACGCCTTCGTCCCGTGTGAGATTGATGACTTGGAAGTTCCATCCAGGGGATATATTTAATGATTTTGAGGAGCCGTCAATTTGAAATTAATCCCCACAACCTTTATAAGTGAAGCCCCGATCCCCCGTCCATAATGAAGGCTCTTGTCAGGAGAGGGATCACGGTCCTCTATCATCAGGGTTGTGACGACGGTTTTGGCGCCGCTTGGGCGGCATGGCGCAAGTTTGGTGACAAGGCCCGCTATTTGCCTGTTCGTTATCAGGACCAGTTGCCATCGGACCTTTCAGGTCAGGATGTCTACCTCCTCGACTTCTCCTACCCACCGGACAAAATGAGGGAGTTGCTCAAAACGGCAAGACGTGTCGTGGCGATTGACCACCACAAAACCGCCAAGGCCTCGACAGGGATGGCAACAGAGTCTGTTTTTGACTTGAGTCACGCGGGGGCCGTCCTCGCCTGGAACCATTTTCACCCCGGCGTAAGGGTCCCCCGCCTTCTTCTCCATCTCGAAGACCGTGACCTCTGGCGTTTTGACCTCCGCGGGACCAACCAAATACGGGCCGTGCTGCGTTCCCACCCCGAGGATTTCAGGACATGGAGCAGACTTGCAAGAAAATTGGAAGAGAGCAGATCGCGTGCCGCAATTGTTCAGGAGGGGGCTGCAATCCTCCGATATCAGGAGGCGGTTGTTGACCGAATGGTCGCCTCCGCACAACTTGTTAATTTTTGTGGAACCCCTACGCTTGTTGTCAACTCCCCCGTTCTGGCATCAGAGATCGGTCATGCGTTGGCAAGAAGACATCCACCAATGGGGATCATCTGGTCGCAGAATGGTGCAGTGAGAAGGGTGGACCTTCGCTCTG
Coding sequences within it:
- a CDS encoding aminotransferase class I/II-fold pyridoxal phosphate-dependent enzyme, with amino-acid sequence MEFERIKQLPPYILGVVTQMMIEARHKGEDIINLGMGNPDLPTPKHIVEKLKEASDKPKNHRYSVSRGIPKLRMAIAKWYQRKFGVTIDPDSEAIATIGAKEGISHLLLAISSPGDEVLVPDPCYPIHRWAPVIAGATIRPYSVEGDTLKNIELALQAGDSSAVKGLILSYPSNPTTQVVDLPFFEKVIALARQHKIWVIHDLAYADLVFDGYEPPSILQVAGAKECAVEIYSLSKGYSMPGWRVGFVVGNKEMVYALTRMKSYLDYGMFGPIQIAATVALDGPERCVKETVEVYRRRRDILCDGLTRIGWSLEKPKATMFVWGKIPERFIKQGSLEFAKQLLQKGRVAVSPGLGFGERGEGYVRFALVENEKRIRQAVQGIKTVLTG
- a CDS encoding homoserine dehydrogenase, with product MKKIQIGLLGLGTVGSGVWKILHERRALLRERAGVDLQIKKILVKHRNKKRTVSVPRRLLTDDISQILNDPEIQIVVEVMGGEGASLRAVLGAIRRGKHLITANKTLLANEGHKIFKEADRRQVSVGFEASVAGGIPIIKSIREGFVGNHIQEVYGIINGTSNYILSQMTERGASFEEVLREAQQKGYAERNPYKDISGEDAAEKLLLLISLCYGGWFSMKNIYVEGIHRITPFDIQSAGELGFVIKLLAIAKGEDSRVQARVHPVLVPKSHPLADVSGAFNAIFLKGDAIGPAMFYGRGAGMMPTASAVVSDIVDIAKSIDCCEARITPSLHSLAVESVDKSSNEYYFRFTVFDRPGVLGQIANCLGKNRISIASVHQREQVKGGKVPILVVTHKANEKDVQKAIHEIDRLSVVAGKTMMIRMERF
- the lipA gene encoding lipoyl synthase; its protein translation is MELPSHQSHTGRRRRSRLPSWLIQKMGEPLVVHQMKKNLRGLGLHTVCEEARCPNLGECWSRGTATLMILGEVCTRHCGFCSVEAGKVGMVDPGEPENAAAMVKRLGLSHVVITMVARDDLPDGGAAHLSLVIREIRSFNPKTKIETLTSDFDGNWEALERVVEARPDVFNHNIETVESLTPRVRHRATYNRSLDLLSRVKQQDLAMRTKSGLMLGFGEKEKEVLQTLNDLRAVGCELLTIGQYLQPTSKNLPVVEFVRPEVFEEWKRVAEGIGFRSVASGPFVRSSYHAEELVGCR
- a CDS encoding phosphohydrolase, coding for MKALVRRGITVLYHQGCDDGFGAAWAAWRKFGDKARYLPVRYQDQLPSDLSGQDVYLLDFSYPPDKMRELLKTARRVVAIDHHKTAKASTGMATESVFDLSHAGAVLAWNHFHPGVRVPRLLLHLEDRDLWRFDLRGTNQIRAVLRSHPEDFRTWSRLARKLEESRSRAAIVQEGAAILRYQEAVVDRMVASAQLVNFCGTPTLVVNSPVLASEIGHALARRHPPMGIIWSQNGAVRRVDLRSEGDFDVSTLAERFGGGGHKNAAGFSLSATDPFPWTAL